Proteins found in one Camelus bactrianus isolate YW-2024 breed Bactrian camel chromosome X, ASM4877302v1, whole genome shotgun sequence genomic segment:
- the LOC141576441 gene encoding melanoma-associated antigen 10-like, with amino-acid sequence MPLVQMSELSQSEEDLQDPRDAQGLVDAQLLEAMEEGAASPRSSSSSVSSSYSACAESLLQDARHLMMTDLVGFLLLKYRRKQLTTRAEMLSIFLRAYQHHFPVVFSQASECMQLVFGVDVKEVDPRGHWYVLVPTLGLTCDGMLGDGQSMPKNGLLVMLLCMIHLEGERLPEEEVWGALSKMGLCAGREHYIYGEPRELITKVWVRVGYLEYQQVANSDPARYEFLWGPRAHAEISKLQVREYLLRVNRRGPSSFLVQVPSLSEEAASDEEEGA; translated from the coding sequence ATGCCTCTGGTTCAGATGAGTGAGCTCTCCCAGAGTGAGGAAGACCTTCAGGACCCAAGAGACGCCCAGGGCCTGGTGGATGCGCAGCTGTTGGAGGCTATGGAGGAGGGGGCCGCATCCCCccggtcctcctcctcctcagtctcctcttcctACTCTGCCTGTGCCGAGTCCCTGCTCCAAGATGCACGGCATTTGATGATGACTGACCTGGTGGGCTTCCTGCTCCTCAAGTATCGCAGGAAGCAGCTGACCACCAGGGCAGAAATGCTGAGTATCTTCCTCAGAGCATACCAGCACCACTTCCCTGTGGTCTTCAGCCAGGCCTCTGAGTGCATGCAGCTGGTctttggggtggatgtgaaggaggtGGACCCAAGGGGGCACTGGTAtgtcctggtccccaccctgggcctcacctgTGATGGGATGCTGGGCGATGGGCAGAGCATGCCCAAGAACGGCCTCCTGGTGATGCTCCTTTGCATGATCCACCTGGAGGGAGAGCGCCTCCCTGAGGAGGAGGTGTGGGGAGCACTGAGCAAGATGGGGCtgtgtgctgggagggagcactACATCTAtggggagcccagggagctcatcaccaaagtgtgggtgagggtggggtaCCTGGAGTACCAGCAGGTGGCCAACAGCGATCCCGCTCGCTACGAGTTCCTGTGGGGCCCCCGGGCCCACGCGGAGATCAGCAAGTTGCAAGTCCGGGAGTATCTGCTCAGGGTCAATCGAAGGGGTCCCAGTTCCTTCCTGGTCCAGGTCCCATCCCTGTCAGAAGAGGCTGCTAGTGATGAGGAAGAGGGGGCCTGA
- the LOC141576251 gene encoding melanoma-associated antigen 8-like produces MSELRQAVEDLQDPRDAQGLVDVQRLEAEQEGAASPRSSSSSSSSSSSVSSSYSAGAESLRQGAELSMMADLVSFLLLKYRRKQPTTRAEMLSILRAYQHHFPVVFSQASECMQLVFGVDVKEVDPKEHLYILVPTLGLTCDGMQGDERSMPKNGLLVILLGVIVLGGEGAPEEEVWGALGVMGVHPGREHFIYGEPRELITKAWVQEGYLEYRQVADSDPARHEFLWGPRAHAETSKLQVLEHLFRLNSKGPISFPSLSEEAVSNEEEGA; encoded by the coding sequence ATGAGTGAGCTCCGCCAGGCTGTGGAAGACCTTCAGGACCCAAGAGACGCCCAGGGCCTGGTGGATGTGCAGCGGCTGGAGGCTGAGCAGGAGGGGGCCGCATCCCCCcggtcctcctcgtcctcctcctcctcctcctcctcagtctcctcttcctACTCTGCCGGTGCCGAGTCCCTGCGCCAAGGGGCAGAGCTTTCAATGATGGCTGACCTGGTGAGCTTCCTGCTCCTCAAGTATCGCAGGAAGCAGCCGACCACCAGGGCAGAAATGCTGAGTATCCTCAGAGCATACCAGCACCACTTCCCTGTGGTCTTCAGCCAGGCCTCTGAGTGCATGCAGCTGGTctttggggtggatgtgaaggaggtGGACCCCAAGGAGCACTTGTACAtcctggtccccaccctgggcctcacctgTGATGGGATGCAGGGTGATGAGCGGAGCATGCCCAAGAACGGCCTCCTGGTGATACTTCTGGGTGTCATCGTCCTGGGGGGAGAGGGGGCGCCTGAGGAAGAGGTGTGGGGAGCACTCGGTGTCATGGGGGTGCATCCTGGGAGGGAGCACTTCATCTAtggggagcccagggagctcaTCACCAAAGCGTGGGTGCAGGAGGGGTACCTGGAGTACCGGCAGGTGGCCGACAGCGATCCCGCTCGCCACGAGTTCCTGTGGGGGCCCCGGGCCCACGCGGAGACCAGCAAGTTGCAAGTCCTGGAGCATTTGTTTAGACTCAACAGTAAGGGTCCCATTTCCTTCCCGTCCCTGTCTGAGGAGGCCGTGAGCAATGAGGAAGAGGGGGCCTGA
- the LOC141576279 gene encoding melanoma-associated antigen 8-like, giving the protein MLNAVLRDDQDHFPVVLSQASECLQLVFGVDVKEVDPREHSYVLVPTLGLTCDGMLGDGQSMPKNGLLVMLLGVILLEGECATEEKMWEALSVMGVYPGREHCIYGEPRELITNVWVREGYVEYLQVPNSDPPCYELLWGPRDHAETSKLQVLEHLLRVNTRNLSSFLSLSEEVLSDEKEWP; this is encoded by the coding sequence ATGCTGAATGCGGTCCTCAGAGATGACCAGGACCACTTCCCTGTGGTCTTGAGCCAAGCCTCTGAGTGTCTGCAGCTGGTctttggggtggatgtgaaggaggtGGACCCCAGGGAGCACTCGTAtgtcctggtccccaccctgggcctcacctgTGACGGGATGCTGGGCGATGGGCAGAGCATGCCCAAGAACGGCCTCCTGGTGATGCTCCTGGGTGTGATCCTCCTGGAGGGAGAGTGCGCCACTGAGGAGAAGATGTGGGAAGCACTGAGTGTCATGGGGGTGTATCCCGGGAGGGAGCACTGCATCTACggggagcccagggagctcaTCACCAACGTGTGGGTGCGGGAGGGGTATGTGGAGTACCTGCAGGTGCCCAACAGCGATCCCCCTTGCTACGAGCTCCTGTGGGGGCCCCGGGACCACGCGGAGACCAGCAAGCTGCAAGTCCTGGAGCATTTGCTCAGGGTCAATACAAGGAATCTCAGTTCCTTCCTGTCCCTGTCTGAAGAGGTGTTGAGTGATGAGAAAGAGTGGCCCTGA